One region of Pseudomonas alvandae genomic DNA includes:
- a CDS encoding LysE family translocator yields MIPLPDLLIFAAAALLMVLTPGPNMIYLISRSICQGRKAGVTSLLGVVAGFFVHMFAAAAGLTAVFLAVPMAYEVLKWAGALYLLWLAWQAVKPGARSPFQAQQLPADSTRKLITMGFLTSALNPKIAVFYLSVFPQFISPEHGSLFTQSIILGLTQISVSFSVNLLIALFAAGIASWFVHNPTWLAAQRYFMGFVLGALALRLMLEQRRSA; encoded by the coding sequence ATGATTCCATTGCCGGACCTGCTGATTTTCGCCGCCGCCGCGTTGTTGATGGTGCTCACGCCCGGCCCGAACATGATCTACCTGATTTCCCGTTCGATCTGCCAGGGCCGCAAGGCCGGCGTCACTTCTTTGCTAGGGGTGGTGGCGGGCTTCTTCGTGCACATGTTTGCCGCTGCGGCGGGGCTGACGGCGGTGTTCCTGGCAGTGCCCATGGCCTATGAAGTGCTGAAATGGGCCGGTGCGCTGTACCTGTTGTGGCTGGCCTGGCAAGCCGTGAAACCCGGCGCGCGTTCGCCGTTTCAGGCCCAGCAACTGCCGGCTGACTCGACCCGCAAGCTGATCACCATGGGTTTTCTCACCAGCGCCCTGAACCCGAAGATCGCGGTGTTCTACCTGTCGGTGTTCCCGCAGTTCATCAGCCCGGAACACGGTTCGCTGTTCACCCAGAGCATCATTCTCGGGTTGACCCAGATCAGCGTGAGTTTCAGCGTCAACCTGCTGATCGCGCTGTTCGCCGCCGGGATTGCCTCGTGGTTCGTCCACAACCCGACCTGGCTGGCGGCGCAACGCTATTTCATGGGCTTTGTGCTCGGTGCGCTGGCCCTGCGACTGATGCTTGAGCAACGGCGTTCGGCGTGA
- the metR gene encoding transcriptional regulator MetR, producing MLELRHLKTLHALREADSLVEAAERLHLTQSALSHQFKELEERLGMQLFVRKTKPVRFTSAGLRLLQLADAALPLLRSAERDIARLAGGTAGRLHMAIECHSCFQWLMPTIDQFRDAWPEVELDLASGFAFAPLPALARGDLDLVVTSDPLELAGITYVPLFTYEAMLAVANQHRLAGKPYIVPEDLISETLITYPVERDRLDIFTRFLEPADIEPAQVRTSELTVMMMQLVASGRGVCGMPHWALHEYSSRGYVKAKRLGEKGLFATLYAAVRTDMLDAPYMRDFLLTAKDTSFSTLDGVSAVR from the coding sequence GTGCTTGAACTCCGTCATCTGAAGACGCTGCATGCCTTGCGCGAAGCCGACAGCCTGGTGGAAGCCGCCGAACGCTTGCACCTGACCCAATCCGCGCTGTCCCACCAATTCAAGGAATTGGAAGAGCGCCTGGGCATGCAGTTGTTCGTGCGCAAGACCAAACCGGTCCGTTTCACCAGTGCCGGCCTGCGCCTGCTGCAACTGGCCGACGCCGCCTTGCCGCTGCTGCGCAGCGCCGAACGGGACATTGCACGGCTGGCAGGCGGCACCGCCGGACGCCTACACATGGCCATCGAATGCCATAGCTGCTTCCAGTGGCTGATGCCGACCATCGACCAGTTCCGCGATGCCTGGCCCGAAGTCGAACTCGATCTCGCCTCGGGCTTTGCCTTCGCCCCGCTGCCGGCCCTGGCCCGTGGCGACCTGGACCTGGTGGTGACCTCCGACCCGCTGGAACTTGCTGGCATCACCTACGTGCCGCTGTTCACCTACGAAGCGATGCTCGCCGTTGCCAACCAGCATCGGCTGGCGGGCAAGCCATACATCGTGCCCGAAGACTTGATCAGCGAAACCTTGATCACGTATCCGGTGGAGCGCGATCGCCTGGACATCTTCACTCGGTTCCTCGAGCCAGCCGACATCGAACCGGCCCAGGTCCGCACCTCCGAGCTGACGGTGATGATGATGCAATTGGTCGCCAGCGGCCGAGGCGTCTGCGGCATGCCGCATTGGGCGCTGCATGAATACAGCTCGCGGGGCTACGTGAAGGCCAAGCGGCTGGGGGAGAAAGGCTTGTTCGCCACGCTCTACGCGGCGGTGCGGACCGACATGCTGGATGCGCCGTATATGCGCGATTTTTTGCTGACGGCGAAGGACACGTCGTTCTCTACCCTTGACGGTGTTAGCGCGGTTCGCTGA
- a CDS encoding LysR substrate-binding domain-containing protein, with the protein MKRLPPLPTLHTFLITAQCCNFTRAAEQLHITQGAVSRQIAGLEDHLGYALFQRQARGLSLTAQGQAWLPRVQQVFSLIGEAVEQIGEKRQTLQLKAPTCVMRWLLPRLLQWQKERPDVPVELTTTVRHGVDFQREAFDAAVVYGPPPDASLDCLHLFDEQLTPVCSRPLLEGPVPLDSPIDLQQHLLLHPTADERDWKAWLAAADVHLSNVSKGQHFETLDLAMSMASQGTGVAIGDWSLIGEDLSAGRLVMPFDLKVRTGLGYHLVCPRKPEVSGPLQELMGWLVEQAQTR; encoded by the coding sequence ATGAAACGCCTCCCACCGCTGCCGACGCTGCACACGTTTCTGATCACGGCCCAATGCTGCAACTTCACCCGCGCCGCCGAACAACTGCACATCACCCAGGGCGCGGTGAGCCGGCAGATCGCCGGGCTGGAGGATCATTTGGGTTATGCGCTGTTCCAGCGCCAGGCACGCGGCTTGAGCCTGACCGCCCAGGGCCAGGCGTGGCTGCCTCGGGTGCAGCAGGTGTTCAGCCTGATCGGCGAAGCGGTCGAGCAGATCGGCGAGAAGCGCCAGACCCTCCAGCTCAAGGCCCCGACCTGTGTGATGCGCTGGCTGCTGCCGCGCCTGTTGCAATGGCAGAAGGAGCGCCCGGACGTGCCGGTGGAACTGACCACCACGGTCCGCCACGGCGTGGATTTCCAGCGTGAGGCGTTCGACGCGGCGGTGGTCTACGGCCCGCCGCCCGATGCCTCGCTTGACTGCCTGCACTTGTTCGATGAACAGCTGACACCGGTGTGCTCGCGTCCTTTGCTGGAAGGTCCGGTCCCCTTGGATTCACCCATCGATCTGCAACAGCATTTGCTCCTGCACCCTACCGCCGACGAGCGCGACTGGAAGGCCTGGCTGGCGGCGGCCGACGTGCACCTGAGCAACGTCAGCAAGGGCCAGCATTTCGAAACCCTGGACCTGGCGATGTCCATGGCCTCCCAAGGCACGGGCGTGGCGATTGGCGACTGGTCGCTGATCGGCGAAGACCTCAGCGCCGGCCGGCTGGTGATGCCGTTCGATTTGAAGGTCAGGACGGGGTTGGGTTATCACTTGGTATGCCCGCGCAAACCCGAGGTCTCGGGGCCGTTGCAGGAATTGATGGGGTGGTTGGTGGAGCAGGCCCAAACACGATAG
- a CDS encoding alpha/beta fold hydrolase produces MRVFIFLAALLCGLPSLAASRCDVNVATQRVDLDQVSLAYQSIGRASDPALLLVMGLGGQLIHWPDEVVVALCEQGFRVIRYDNRDVGLSAWRQAPGSANLTFEALRYKLGLPVAAPYSLTDMAADGLGLMDALHVQSFHVLGVSMGGMIAQHMAAMAPGRVESLTLIMTTSGAQGLPAPSETLVQLLSRRSAPNREVALEQQADLLAALGSPMVVDDRQVLLHQAAVAYDRAFNPEGVKRQIMAIMAEPSRVTLLNQLQVPTLVVHGTADPLLPVMHGVHLAAHIRGSQLKLIPGLAHRFQEAFKEPLLGAVLPYLQQHREDTSHWAQIEPVQAPNLL; encoded by the coding sequence ATGCGTGTATTCATTTTCCTGGCCGCGTTGTTGTGCGGCTTGCCGTCGTTGGCGGCTTCTCGTTGTGATGTCAATGTCGCGACCCAACGGGTCGACCTGGACCAGGTAAGCCTGGCGTACCAGAGCATCGGGCGTGCCTCCGACCCGGCGCTGTTGTTGGTGATGGGCTTGGGCGGGCAGTTGATCCACTGGCCGGACGAAGTGGTGGTCGCGCTATGCGAACAAGGTTTCCGGGTGATCCGCTATGACAACCGCGACGTCGGCCTGTCCGCCTGGCGCCAGGCGCCCGGCAGCGCCAACCTCACGTTCGAGGCCCTGCGCTACAAACTCGGCCTGCCCGTGGCGGCGCCTTATTCACTGACGGACATGGCCGCCGATGGCCTGGGCTTGATGGACGCTCTGCACGTGCAAAGCTTCCATGTATTGGGCGTCAGCATGGGCGGCATGATCGCCCAGCACATGGCCGCAATGGCGCCCGGGCGTGTCGAGAGCCTGACGCTGATCATGACCACTTCAGGCGCGCAAGGCTTGCCGGCGCCCAGTGAAACCCTGGTGCAATTGTTATCGCGGCGCAGCGCACCGAATCGCGAGGTGGCGCTGGAGCAGCAGGCCGACTTGCTCGCCGCATTGGGCAGCCCGATGGTGGTGGATGATCGGCAGGTCCTGCTGCACCAGGCGGCGGTCGCCTACGACCGAGCCTTCAACCCCGAGGGTGTGAAGCGCCAGATCATGGCGATCATGGCCGAGCCGAGCCGGGTGACGCTGCTCAACCAACTGCAGGTGCCGACCCTGGTCGTCCACGGCACCGCCGATCCGTTGTTGCCGGTGATGCATGGCGTGCACCTCGCGGCGCATATCCGCGGCAGCCAGTTGAAGCTGATCCCGGGCCTGGCCCATCGCTTTCAGGAAGCCTTCAAGGAACCGTTGCTGGGGGCGGTGTTGCCGTATCTGCAGCAGCATCGCGAAGACACCTCGCACTGGGCGCAGATCGAGCCGGTGCAGGCGCCCAACCTGCTCTGA
- a CDS encoding GNAT family N-acetyltransferase: MSIRRLKAGDAEGYRELMLQAYEFHPQAFTSSASERAALPINWWESRLTSRLEVILGAFVADELVGIVGLALEPRLKARHKATLFGMYVVEPHRHTGLGERLMQAALDEARRHAFLRLVQLTVTAGNEPAIKLYQRCGFVLYGLEPMAIRVGDEYLDKVHMWLEL; this comes from the coding sequence GTGAGCATCCGACGGCTGAAGGCAGGTGATGCCGAGGGCTATCGCGAGTTGATGCTCCAGGCTTATGAATTTCATCCACAGGCCTTCACCTCCAGCGCCAGCGAACGAGCGGCGCTGCCCATCAATTGGTGGGAATCGCGCCTGACCAGCCGGCTCGAAGTGATCCTCGGCGCGTTCGTGGCGGATGAACTGGTCGGTATCGTCGGCCTGGCCCTGGAGCCCCGGCTGAAGGCCCGGCACAAGGCGACGTTGTTTGGCATGTACGTCGTCGAGCCCCATCGTCACACCGGGTTGGGTGAACGCCTGATGCAGGCCGCCCTCGACGAAGCCCGTCGCCATGCCTTCCTGCGCCTCGTGCAATTGACCGTCACCGCTGGCAACGAGCCGGCGATCAAGCTCTACCAACGCTGCGGTTTCGTGCTGTATGGCCTTGAGCCGATGGCGATCCGCGTGGGGGACGAATACCTCGACAAGGTCCATATGTGGCTTGAGCTTTGA
- the metE gene encoding 5-methyltetrahydropteroyltriglutamate--homocysteine S-methyltransferase codes for MALAHTPGFPRIGADRELKKALEAYWKGDLAPTALQAVGRELRARHWQLQKDAGIDLLPVGDFAWYDQVLSHSLTLGAVPPRFHGTLDDQGKPTLDTLFAMARGATTRCCGAGHGQAPYAQELTKWFDTNYHYLVPEFSADQTFALSWEQLFDEVDEAHALGHRVKPVIIGPLTYLWLGKAKGGDFDKLDLLERLLPVYGEILNRLKAQGVEWVQIDEPILTLDLPLAWKSAFERAYHILQYSPLKKLVATYFSGLQDNLGLAVSLPVDGLHIDAVRAPDQLGQVLDRLPTYKILSVGLVNGRNVWRCELEQALAQLRPAQERFGDNLWVSTSCSLLHSPVDLEREDKLDPELKSWLAFAVQKCGEVAVLRDALNDPQAPGVQQALIHSRAVQARRAASARIHKPHVQERLAAIRPQDSQRRSPFAKRIEQQRVRLQLPAFPTTSIGSFPQTPAIRLARQAYKQGTLSANDYQDAMHTEIRHAVQIQERLGLDVLVHGEAERNDMVEYFAEQLDGYAFTRFGWVQSYGSRCVKPAIIFGDISRPEAMTVDWIRYAQGLTDKPMKGMLTGPVTMLMWSFPREDVSRKTQARQLALALRDEVLDLEKAGIAIVQIDEAAFREGLPLRRGQWQEYLDWAVEAFRLSASGVSDETQIHTHMCYSEFNDVIKAIADMDADVITVETSRSDMELLDAFEAFDYPNDIGPGVYDIHSPRVPDTAEMVALMRKAVQRIPAERLWVNPDCGLKTRAWPETEAALVNMVAAARQLRGQVA; via the coding sequence ATGGCCCTGGCCCATACCCCCGGTTTTCCCCGCATCGGCGCCGACCGTGAACTGAAGAAAGCCCTCGAAGCCTATTGGAAAGGCGACCTGGCCCCGACCGCTTTGCAAGCCGTTGGGCGTGAATTGCGGGCCCGGCACTGGCAATTGCAGAAAGACGCCGGCATCGACCTGCTGCCGGTGGGCGACTTTGCCTGGTACGACCAAGTGCTCAGCCACAGCTTGACGCTGGGCGCCGTCCCGCCACGTTTCCACGGCACCTTGGATGATCAGGGCAAGCCGACGCTCGACACCCTGTTCGCCATGGCCCGTGGCGCCACGACCCGTTGCTGCGGCGCCGGTCACGGTCAGGCGCCGTACGCCCAGGAGCTGACCAAGTGGTTCGATACCAACTATCACTACCTGGTCCCGGAGTTTTCCGCCGACCAGACCTTCGCCCTGAGCTGGGAGCAGCTGTTCGACGAAGTCGACGAAGCCCACGCCCTCGGGCATCGGGTCAAACCGGTGATCATCGGCCCGCTGACGTACTTGTGGCTGGGCAAGGCCAAGGGCGGCGACTTCGACAAGCTCGACCTGCTGGAGCGCCTGCTGCCGGTCTACGGTGAGATCCTCAATCGCCTCAAGGCCCAAGGCGTGGAGTGGGTGCAGATCGATGAGCCGATTCTTACCCTTGACCTGCCACTGGCCTGGAAAAGCGCCTTCGAGCGCGCTTATCACATCCTCCAGTACTCGCCGCTGAAAAAACTGGTGGCGACCTATTTCAGTGGCCTGCAAGACAACCTCGGCCTGGCGGTGAGCCTGCCGGTGGACGGCTTGCACATCGACGCGGTGCGCGCCCCGGATCAATTGGGCCAAGTGCTGGACCGCCTGCCGACCTACAAGATTCTCTCGGTGGGCCTGGTCAACGGTCGCAACGTCTGGCGTTGTGAGTTGGAGCAAGCGCTGGCGCAGTTGCGACCGGCCCAGGAACGCTTCGGCGACAACCTGTGGGTCAGCACGTCCTGCTCGCTGCTGCACAGCCCGGTGGATCTGGAGCGCGAAGACAAACTCGATCCCGAACTCAAGAGCTGGCTGGCGTTCGCCGTGCAGAAGTGCGGCGAAGTCGCGGTGTTGCGCGATGCGCTGAACGATCCGCAGGCGCCTGGCGTACAGCAGGCGTTGATCCACAGCCGAGCAGTACAGGCCCGCCGCGCGGCCTCGGCGCGTATCCATAAACCCCACGTCCAGGAGCGTCTGGCGGCGATCCGGCCACAGGACAGCCAACGGCGCTCGCCGTTTGCCAAGCGCATCGAGCAACAGCGTGTGCGGCTCCAGCTGCCAGCGTTTCCCACCACCTCCATTGGCTCCTTCCCACAGACACCGGCGATTCGTCTGGCGCGCCAGGCCTACAAGCAAGGCACGCTGTCGGCCAACGATTACCAGGACGCGATGCACACCGAGATCCGCCACGCGGTGCAGATCCAGGAACGCCTGGGCCTGGACGTGCTGGTGCACGGTGAAGCCGAGCGCAACGACATGGTCGAATACTTCGCCGAGCAACTGGACGGCTACGCTTTCACCCGTTTTGGCTGGGTACAGAGCTACGGCTCGCGGTGTGTGAAACCGGCGATCATCTTTGGTGACATCAGCCGGCCCGAGGCGATGACGGTCGATTGGATTCGCTACGCGCAAGGTCTCACCGACAAACCCATGAAAGGCATGCTCACCGGCCCCGTGACCATGTTGATGTGGTCGTTCCCCCGGGAGGACGTGTCACGCAAGACCCAGGCCCGACAGTTGGCCCTGGCCTTGCGCGACGAGGTGCTGGACCTGGAAAAAGCCGGGATCGCTATTGTGCAAATCGACGAAGCGGCCTTTCGCGAAGGCTTGCCGCTGCGGCGCGGGCAATGGCAGGAATACCTCGATTGGGCCGTGGAAGCGTTCCGCCTGAGCGCCTCGGGCGTGAGCGATGAAACCCAGATTCACACCCACATGTGCTACAGCGAATTCAACGACGTGATCAAGGCCATCGCCGACATGGACGCCGATGTCATCACCGTCGAAACCTCGCGTTCGGACATGGAACTGCTCGATGCATTCGAAGCGTTCGACTACCCCAACGACATCGGCCCGGGCGTCTACGACATCCACTCGCCACGGGTGCCGGACACCGCCGAGATGGTGGCGCTGATGCGCAAGGCCGTGCAGCGCATCCCCGCCGAACGGTTGTGGGTCAACCCCGATTGCGGGCTGAAGACCCGGGCGTGGCCGGAGACGGAAGCGGCGCTGGTGAACATGGTGGCGGCAGCGCGGCAGTTGCGGGGGCAGGTTGCCTGA
- a CDS encoding HD domain-containing phosphohydrolase — protein MEDQSSNVPVTKPTVLLVDDEESILNSLRRLLRSQPYEILLADSGAKALEILKERPVDLVMTDARMPNMDGATLLSEIRKLYPSTLRILLTGYADVDMMTKAINEGQLYRYLSKPWNDEELVQALRQALAHQHSESERQRLEVLNREQNQQLKTLNATLEKRVASRTSELQQTADMLDLAYEELKRSYVTGTEVFSLIANLRLPKAKQTNRQIIELLRVYSRLNFLDESTDRDLTMAGALYNIGKLSWTDNMMVTPADMLHHSELELYRAYPKQSESLLMTLDPMKDAARIILHHQERWDGSGFPDHLRGEAIPFGSRLLKLAVDFIELQRGLILERQMNSDEALVYIRKYAGKLYDPDLVEDFIKACAEYLEDVTLSDPTVKVVTTRELAAGMVLARNLNADNGMLLLNAGKVMSGPLIEKLIAFEAMEGARYSVFVKIPEEEADPSAPKPMLG, from the coding sequence ATGGAAGATCAATCGTCGAACGTTCCGGTTACGAAGCCGACGGTGTTGTTGGTCGATGACGAAGAATCGATCCTCAACAGCCTGCGTCGGCTGTTGCGCAGCCAGCCGTATGAAATCCTGCTGGCCGACAGCGGCGCCAAGGCGCTGGAGATCCTCAAGGAGCGGCCAGTCGACCTGGTCATGACCGACGCGCGCATGCCCAATATGGACGGTGCCACGCTGCTGTCAGAAATCCGCAAGCTGTATCCCTCGACGTTACGCATCCTGCTCACCGGTTATGCCGACGTGGACATGATGACCAAGGCGATCAACGAGGGGCAGCTCTATCGCTACCTGAGCAAACCCTGGAACGACGAGGAGCTGGTGCAGGCCCTGCGCCAGGCCTTGGCCCACCAGCACTCGGAAAGCGAGCGCCAGCGCCTCGAAGTGCTGAACCGCGAGCAGAACCAGCAACTCAAGACCCTCAACGCCACGCTGGAAAAACGCGTGGCGTCGCGCACTTCCGAGCTGCAGCAGACCGCCGACATGCTCGACCTGGCCTATGAAGAGCTCAAGCGCAGCTACGTGACCGGCACCGAGGTGTTCTCGCTGATCGCCAACCTGCGCCTGCCCAAGGCCAAGCAGACCAACCGGCAGATCATCGAGCTGCTCCGGGTCTATAGCCGGCTCAACTTTCTCGACGAATCCACCGACCGCGACCTGACCATGGCCGGGGCGCTCTACAACATCGGCAAGCTGAGCTGGACCGACAACATGATGGTCACGCCTGCCGACATGCTGCACCACAGCGAACTGGAGCTGTACCGCGCCTATCCGAAGCAGAGCGAATCGCTGCTGATGACGCTCGACCCGATGAAGGACGCGGCGCGGATCATCCTTCATCACCAGGAGCGTTGGGACGGCAGCGGTTTCCCCGATCACCTGCGCGGCGAGGCCATTCCGTTCGGCTCGCGGCTGCTGAAGCTGGCGGTGGATTTCATCGAGTTGCAGCGCGGGTTGATCCTGGAACGGCAGATGAACAGCGACGAAGCGCTGGTCTACATCCGCAAATACGCCGGCAAGTTGTACGACCCGGACCTGGTCGAGGACTTCATCAAGGCGTGTGCCGAATACCTGGAAGACGTGACCCTGTCCGACCCGACGGTGAAGGTCGTGACCACCCGCGAGCTGGCGGCCGGCATGGTCCTGGCGCGCAACCTCAACGCCGACAACGGCATGCTGCTGCTCAACGCCGGCAAGGTCATGAGCGGCCCGCTGATCGAAAAGCTCATCGCTTTCGAAGCGATGGAAGGGGCGCGGTACAGCGTGTTCGTCAAGATTCCGGAAGAAGAGGCGGACCCTTCGGCGCCGAAGCCGATGTTGGGGTGA
- a CDS encoding EAL domain-containing protein, translating to MSLSSERSNRRILIVDDTQTIHEDFRKILSPDAAPEDNLSSAEEALFGAPVAVSSQSFELDSAFQGMEALNKVETALAQGKPFAMAFIDMRMPPGWDGLETIERLWRVDPKLQVALCTAYSDYSWEDIADRLELGDRLLILKKPFDAIEIRQMASTLTVKWQMTEDAALKMDMLERAVEERTRELADANIIVQNSPTILYRLRGEPPFPLMYISHNITKFGHVAAQLIDSPDWAQILIHPDDQAKVDEAMVRVLDRDNAGASIEFRMRTGDGTFRWVENRYIPVRNEQGLLLEVEGIILDITERKLAEEKIALLARTDGLTGLANRATMIERLHQAFAAARRGAAPFAMFYLDLDHFKRINDTLGHPIGDLLLQEVAARIKACTRENDVVARLGGDEFAILQLDVHEATHCAALAAKIRDTLVAPYSLDGNDVRISVSIGISLYTPQSPSADSLMAQSDMALYRSKEKGRNQYHFHNEEINQEVTDRVALANDLRQAIENNELQLHYLPEVDLGTGKILGMGVQVRWNHPERGWLEPAAFMPAAEKTGIIIGLGHWVLDQACQQMRQWRDQGMAPPVIAIDLSLTQLKTGPELIYDVLRTTARWELAPWDLRFDVTEATLAQTKWTHNDVLPRLCELGVQVAIDDFGTEYSSFDYLKTYRVNHLKLAQRFLDSASDDPENASTLRAILNFARDVGIGIIAEGVETQEQRTTLMSSGGSMQAQGHYFSTVVDSGQAAELLKAGTIIPVADHWTRPASQLSESNP from the coding sequence ATGAGCCTGTCGTCGGAACGATCCAATCGGCGAATATTAATTGTCGACGACACGCAAACCATTCATGAGGATTTTCGAAAGATCCTCAGCCCCGACGCAGCCCCTGAAGACAACCTGAGCAGCGCTGAAGAAGCCTTGTTCGGCGCACCGGTGGCGGTTTCCAGCCAGAGTTTCGAACTCGACTCGGCGTTCCAGGGCATGGAAGCCCTGAACAAGGTCGAAACGGCCCTGGCCCAGGGCAAGCCCTTCGCCATGGCCTTTATCGACATGCGCATGCCGCCAGGTTGGGACGGCCTCGAAACCATCGAGCGGCTGTGGCGCGTCGACCCCAAGCTGCAAGTGGCGCTGTGCACGGCTTATTCGGATTATTCCTGGGAAGACATCGCCGATCGCCTCGAATTGGGCGACCGGCTGCTGATCCTGAAGAAACCCTTCGATGCCATCGAAATCCGCCAGATGGCCAGCACCCTGACCGTCAAATGGCAGATGACCGAAGACGCCGCGCTGAAAATGGACATGCTCGAACGGGCCGTGGAGGAGCGCACCCGGGAGCTGGCCGACGCCAACATCATCGTGCAGAACAGCCCGACCATCCTTTATCGCCTGCGCGGCGAACCGCCGTTCCCACTGATGTACATCTCCCACAACATCACCAAGTTCGGCCATGTCGCGGCGCAACTGATCGACTCGCCGGACTGGGCACAAATCCTGATCCATCCCGACGACCAGGCCAAGGTCGACGAAGCCATGGTCCGCGTGCTGGACCGCGACAACGCCGGCGCCTCCATCGAATTTCGCATGCGCACCGGCGACGGCACGTTCCGCTGGGTCGAGAACCGCTACATTCCGGTGCGCAATGAGCAAGGCCTGCTGCTGGAAGTCGAAGGCATCATCCTCGACATCACCGAGCGCAAGCTGGCCGAGGAGAAGATCGCCCTGCTGGCGCGCACCGATGGCCTGACCGGGCTGGCCAACCGCGCCACCATGATCGAGCGCCTGCACCAGGCCTTCGCCGCCGCACGAAGGGGCGCGGCGCCGTTCGCGATGTTCTACCTGGACCTGGACCACTTCAAGCGCATCAACGACACCCTCGGCCACCCGATCGGCGACCTGCTGTTGCAGGAAGTCGCCGCGCGCATCAAGGCCTGTACCCGGGAGAACGATGTGGTCGCGCGCCTGGGCGGCGACGAATTCGCCATCCTGCAACTGGACGTCCACGAAGCGACCCACTGCGCCGCGCTGGCGGCGAAGATCCGCGACACGCTGGTGGCGCCCTACTCCCTGGACGGCAATGACGTGCGCATTTCCGTGAGCATCGGCATCAGCCTGTACACCCCGCAAAGCCCGAGCGCCGACAGCCTGATGGCGCAGTCCGACATGGCCCTGTACCGCTCCAAGGAAAAGGGCCGCAACCAGTATCACTTCCACAACGAGGAAATTAACCAGGAAGTGACGGACCGGGTCGCCCTGGCCAATGACCTGCGCCAGGCCATCGAGAATAACGAGCTTCAACTGCACTACCTGCCGGAAGTCGACCTTGGCACCGGCAAGATCCTCGGCATGGGCGTGCAGGTGCGCTGGAACCATCCCGAACGCGGCTGGCTCGAACCGGCGGCGTTCATGCCCGCCGCCGAGAAAACCGGGATCATCATCGGCCTCGGCCACTGGGTACTCGACCAAGCCTGCCAACAGATGCGCCAATGGCGCGACCAGGGCATGGCGCCGCCGGTGATCGCCATCGACCTGTCCCTGACCCAGCTCAAGACCGGCCCCGAGCTGATCTACGACGTACTGCGCACCACCGCACGCTGGGAGCTGGCGCCCTGGGACCTGCGCTTCGACGTCACCGAAGCGACCCTGGCCCAGACCAAATGGACCCACAACGACGTGTTGCCACGCCTGTGCGAACTGGGCGTGCAGGTCGCCATCGATGATTTCGGCACCGAGTATTCGTCGTTCGATTACCTGAAGACGTACCGGGTCAACCATCTCAAGCTCGCCCAGCGGTTTCTCGACAGCGCCAGTGACGACCCGGAAAACGCCTCGACCTTGCGCGCGATCCTTAATTTCGCCCGGGACGTGGGCATCGGCATCATTGCCGAAGGTGTCGAGACCCAGGAGCAACGCACCACACTGATGTCCAGCGGCGGCTCGATGCAGGCCCAGGGACATTATTTCAGCACCGTGGTGGACAGCGGCCAGGCCGCCGAACTGCTCAAGGCCGGGACCATCATTCCCGTGGCGGATCACTGGACCCGGCCGGCCAGCCAGCTATCGGAGAGCAATCCATGA
- a CDS encoding NUDIX hydrolase, which translates to MTTPLIRIAAALLIGPDGRTLLVRKRGTLAFMQPGGKIEAHEQPVQALARELDEELGLKIDPEQARHLGQFSAPAANEPGFIVQAEVFLLDIDAPVFPAAEIEEICWVDTIGDIDLFLAPLTTEVILPFYRATCLATC; encoded by the coding sequence ATGACCACCCCCCTGATCCGCATCGCCGCCGCCCTGCTCATCGGCCCGGACGGCCGGACCCTGCTGGTGCGCAAGCGCGGCACCCTGGCCTTCATGCAGCCCGGCGGCAAGATCGAAGCCCATGAGCAACCGGTCCAGGCCCTGGCTCGGGAATTGGACGAAGAACTTGGGCTCAAGATCGATCCGGAGCAGGCCCGTCATCTGGGGCAGTTCAGTGCGCCGGCTGCCAATGAGCCGGGGTTCATCGTGCAGGCCGAAGTTTTTTTGCTGGACATCGACGCCCCGGTTTTTCCCGCCGCTGAGATCGAAGAAATCTGCTGGGTCGACACGATTGGCGACATTGATCTTTTCCTGGCGCCGTTGACAACCGAGGTGATCCTGCCGTTTTATCGTGCCACTTGCCTCGCGACCTGCTGA